CTGGCGCCGGCTCATCTGGCTCGGGTGAGTTGCCGCCGCCACTTTGGTGAAACGCATTACTGTTACCTCACTGCCCGACAAAGTTGCCTCATACAACTAATCGGAGAAAAAAACTACCTCAAGTTGCTGCAGGCCCGGCGCAGCACATCCCGGCAGATCTCCAGTTCCTGCGCGTCGATCCCCTGCTGCGCCTCTTCCAGAATGCCGCGGGCCAGTGCGGTGGCGCGATCCATCAGTTCCTTCCCCTTGTCCGTCAGGTACAGCAGTCGCTCCCGCGCATCGTTGGGGGACGGCAGCCGCACGATCAGCCCGCGCTCCTCGAGTCCTGCGGCCAGCCGTGCCATGGTGGTCTTGTCCTTGGCCGTCTTCTCCGCCAGCATCCCCTGGGGCAGCCCGTTACTGTCCCAAAGCTGCACCAGCAGCGAGTACTGCTCCGAGGTGATCGGCATCCCGTTTTGCTGCAGCACCGCGTTGAAGCGCCTGAGCACGATCCGGGAGAAACGGGAAGCGAGGTGCCCCAGCGACTTGTCCAACTTGTATTCGGTCATGTCGTCCATATAGTTGCACCATACAACTTAATCCATCGCCACGTCAACCCGGTTTTGTCGGTCCGGGACCAAAAGGAGCTGGTCACCTGTCGCATGCCCCTGCTCCCCTTCCCGCCCCCCTGGTCCCCTCTCCCCGTGCGGGAGGGGGCTGGGGGGACGGGGAAGCTGCCATGAGCAGCGCGCATTGTGGCTGCAATGGGCCTGGCAGGACAAAATAAAAAAGCCGGCCGCGAAAACTATCGCGGCCGGCCCCGGTCTTCGACGCTGCGGTTAATCGCCGCGCCTAGTAGTTGGTGAACAAAAGGAGGTTGGGCGACTTCTTGCCGGCGTTGCCCACTACGCCCGTGGTCGCGTTTCCGGTCAAGGCGGCAGCGACGCCGGCGGGGGTGGCCGTCGGGTTCAACTGTAGGTACTGCGCGGCGACACCGGTCACGTTGGGGGTAGCCATCGAGGTACCGCTCAGGGTGTTGGTCGCCGAGTCGCTGCTGTACCAGGAGGAGGTGACGTTGGAGCCGGGCGCGAAGATATCGAGGCAGGCGCCGTAGTTGGAGTAGGAAGCGCGCGCGTCGCTGGAGGTGGTGGCGCCTACGGTGAGGGCGGCCGGGACCCGGGCCGGCGAGTACCGGCAGGCGTCCTGCTTGCTGTTACCCGCGGCGATGGCGTAGGTCACCCCGCTGCTGATCGAGTTGGCCACGGCGTTGTCGAGCGAGATGGAGGCCCCTCCCCCGAGGCTCATGTTGGCCACGGCAGGGAGCTTCTTGTTCCGGGTGACCCAGTCCACGCCGGCGGCGACGCCGGAGGTGGTCCCCGATCCGGAGCAGTCCAGCACCCGCACGCCGACCAGGGTGACGTCCTTGGCGACGCCGTAGTGGAAGCCGCCGATGGTGCCGGATACGTGGGTGCCATGCCCGTTGCAGTCCTGACCGTTACCCCCCAGGGCGTCGTAGCCGATGGAGGCGCGGCCGGTGAACTCGGTGTGGGAGGTGCGGACGCCGGTATCGATGACGTAGGCGGTCACGCCGACGCCGGTGCTGGTGTAGCCGTAATAGCCGTCGAGGGGGAGGTTGCGCTGGTCGATGCGATCCAGGTTCCAGGTGGAGGCGGACTCGGAAACCTCGATGCCGAGGGAGACCGCCTGGTCCTGCTCGATGTACTCGACATTGGGGTTGTGGCGCAGCCCCTGCAGGGCCTGGTCGGGAAGCGTCGCCGCGAATCCCTGCAGCGCGTCGGTATAGACGTAGTGCACCGTCCCTCCCAGCCGCCCTGCCGCCTGCAGCGCGGCGCTCACCTGGTGCCCCGGGCTGCCGGGGCGGAAGACGACGATGTAGCGTCCGGGGATAGCGCGCTCGGCTCCCACACCGTACAGGGGGGCCGCTGCATCGGGAGCGGCTGACGCTGCCTGCGCCAGGGAAACGATACCGAGGAGTGCTAATCCGAATAGTGTCTTGGTCATGACAACTGCCTCCTGTCAACCCGTCATTGCTGCTGCGCCAGCGGCGCCATCAGATCAGCCAAACATATGACTCCCTGAGACTTTTCTCAATACTCCTTTTCCACCACGGCGGCACGGTTCGCCCCTTACCCGTCCAACATCTCGCGCACCTTGCGCAAAAGCTGCACCGGCTGTACCGGCTTCATGATCAGCTGGATCCCATGGTCTAAGATGCCGCGCCGTTCCATGAAGTCGGACGTGTAGCCGCTGGAATACAGGATTTTGGTCCCCGGCTTCAACTGCACGATCTCCACCCCGGCGTCCATGCCGTTTTTCCTGGGCATGATCAGGTCCATCACCACCAGCGCGATGCTCTCGCGGTGCACGGTGAAGAGATCCACCGCCTGCTGGCCATCGACTGCCTCGATGACGGTGTAACCGAACCTGGTGAGAATGGTCAGCAGCAACTTGCGCACCTCCGCATCGTCCTCGGCCAGGAGCAGGGTCTCGGTGCCGCCGCGCGGCGGCGGGAGCTCGACCTGTGTCGCCGCCGCGGCGTCGTTATCTTTTGCCAGCGGCAGGTACACCCTGAAGGTCGTCCCCAGGTCGGGCTCGCTGTAGACGTTGATAAAACCGCCGTGCTGTTTGACGATGCCATAGACGATGGCCATCCCCAGGCCGGTCCCCTTGCCCACCTCCTTGGTGGTGAAGAAGGGTTCGAAGATCCTGCCCCGGGTCTCCTCGTCCATGCCGCAGCCGGTATCGGACATGATCACGCAGGCGTATCTCCCCGGCTCGGGGGGTCCGAACTCCGTCTCGGTCGCCGCCTCGACCTGCGCCACCTCCATGCCCACGGTGAGCGTCCCCCCCTTGGCCATGGCGTCGCGCGCGTTGGTGGCGAGGTTGATCAGCACCTGCTCGATGTGGCCGCTGTCCGCTATCACGGGCAGGTCCGGTCTCGGGCAGTGCACTACCTTCAGGGTGATGTCCTCCCCAATGATGCGCACCAGGAACTTCTGCACGTGCTGCACGATGTCGCACAGGTTGATCCGCCTGGGCTCCATGACCTGCTTGCGGCTGAAGGCCAATAGCCCCTTGGTGAGCTGCGCTGCCCGCTCGGCCGACATCAGGATCTGCTCTACCTCCCCCTTTTGCGGATCGTCCAGTTTGGGATCGGCGGCAAGCAGAGAACAGTACCCCATGATCACCTGCAGCACGTTGTTGAAATCGTGGGCCACCCCTCCCGCCAGGAGCCCCACCGCCTCCATCTTCTGCGCCTGCCGGAGCTGCTCTTCCAGGCGGCGCTCCGCCGTGATGTCGCGCACCGTGGTGATGACGCCGATGATCCCCCCCTGCACGTCCTTGAGCGGGGCGCGGGTGTCGGTCACCCACCCGGAACGCCCGGTCTGCGCCACGGAGAACGGGAAATCTACGGGAGAGGACTCCTCCCCCTCCAGCGATTTGGCGAGCAGCGCCACCACGCCGCTCTCCTTGAGCGCCGGGATGACCTCCTGCGGCCACCGTCCCAGCATCTCGCCGGCACCGAGCCCGGTGAGATGCTCCATGTAGGGGTTCCAGACCTGGCAGCGCAGCTCCCGGTCGTAGACGATGATCCCTTCCTGCGCCCCCGCGATGATCTGCTGGTTGTACTGGCTTGCCTCGAGCAGGGCCTGGTCCGCCTTCAGCTTGGAGCAGGAGATGGCGATGTAGTCGACCAGGTCCTCGTACAGGGCGACCTTCTCCCCGGACATGAGTCCGGGTGCCGGATCGCTGAACTGGAACAGGCCAATCATCTCGCCGTGGGACCGCAGCGGAATCAGGGCTAGCGACTGGAACGACTCGGCCCGGCAGACCGTTTCGGCTCCCCCCTGGGCGGTACGGACCCCGGTCGAGGTCCAGTAACTCCC
This window of the Geomonas agri genome carries:
- a CDS encoding MarR family winged helix-turn-helix transcriptional regulator, which codes for MDDMTEYKLDKSLGHLASRFSRIVLRRFNAVLQQNGMPITSEQYSLLVQLWDSNGLPQGMLAEKTAKDKTTMARLAAGLEERGLIVRLPSPNDARERLLYLTDKGKELMDRATALARGILEEAQQGIDAQELEICRDVLRRACSNLR
- a CDS encoding S8 family peptidase, giving the protein MTKTLFGLALLGIVSLAQAASAAPDAAAPLYGVGAERAIPGRYIVVFRPGSPGHQVSAALQAAGRLGGTVHYVYTDALQGFAATLPDQALQGLRHNPNVEYIEQDQAVSLGIEVSESASTWNLDRIDQRNLPLDGYYGYTSTGVGVTAYVIDTGVRTSHTEFTGRASIGYDALGGNGQDCNGHGTHVSGTIGGFHYGVAKDVTLVGVRVLDCSGSGTTSGVAAGVDWVTRNKKLPAVANMSLGGGASISLDNAVANSISSGVTYAIAAGNSKQDACRYSPARVPAALTVGATTSSDARASYSNYGACLDIFAPGSNVTSSWYSSDSATNTLSGTSMATPNVTGVAAQYLQLNPTATPAGVAAALTGNATTGVVGNAGKKSPNLLLFTNY